A genome region from Mammaliicoccus sp. Marseille-Q6498 includes the following:
- a CDS encoding ABC transporter permease, producing the protein MIEFFQTNGNELFQKTLEHFYISFSALLLAMVVAIPLGIMLTRTKKIAKVVLSIASVLQTVPSLAILALMIPFLGVGKLPAILALFIYILLPILNNTFIGINNVDKNVKAAGLSMGMTKFQEMFMVELPLAISVIMSGVRLSSVYAISWAALASFIGAGGLGDFIFNGLNLYQPDLIIGGAISVTLIALIMDFVLSKVENWVTPKGLKVSR; encoded by the coding sequence GTGATTGAATTTTTCCAAACTAACGGTAATGAACTTTTTCAAAAAACGCTAGAACACTTCTATATTTCTTTTTCCGCTTTATTACTAGCAATGGTAGTAGCTATACCGCTAGGCATCATGTTAACAAGAACTAAAAAGATTGCCAAAGTTGTATTATCCATAGCAAGTGTTCTGCAAACAGTACCATCTTTAGCAATATTAGCATTAATGATACCTTTCTTAGGTGTCGGTAAATTACCAGCAATTCTTGCGTTATTTATATACATATTGTTACCTATATTAAATAACACTTTTATTGGGATAAATAATGTAGATAAAAATGTAAAAGCTGCTGGATTAAGTATGGGAATGACGAAATTCCAAGAAATGTTTATGGTTGAACTACCATTAGCCATTTCGGTTATCATGAGTGGCGTTCGCCTATCTAGTGTTTACGCAATAAGTTGGGCAGCGTTAGCGAGTTTTATTGGAGCTGGTGGTCTAGGTGACTTCATCTTTAATGGTTTAAATTTATACCAACCTGATTTAATTATCGGTGGTGCCATTAGTGTTACTTTAATTGCTTTAATAATGGATTTCGTACTTTCAAAAGTTGAAAATTGGGTTACACCAAAAGGATTAAAAGTTTCAAGATAA